A genomic window from Natronorubrum aibiense includes:
- a CDS encoding thrombospondin type 3 repeat-containing protein — MNTSHSGTITVIAIVLLVVTVPVLWGVADVREAQAVDREQADLVDSTVPTRQAPNDYDGDGVRDNADQCPTRPETTNGFQDGDGCPDIVETTGGS; from the coding sequence ATGAACACGTCGCATAGCGGAACAATCACGGTCATCGCGATCGTGCTACTGGTTGTTACAGTCCCGGTGCTGTGGGGGGTCGCCGACGTTCGCGAGGCGCAAGCGGTCGACCGCGAACAGGCAGACCTCGTCGACTCGACAGTACCAACGAGACAGGCACCGAACGATTATGATGGCGATGGGGTTCGTGACAACGCGGACCAGTGTCCGACACGACCGGAGACGACGAACGGCTTTCAGGATGGCGACGGCTGTCCGGACATCGTCGAAACGACGGGGGGCTCGTGA
- a CDS encoding winged helix-turn-helix transcriptional regulator — MVDSDPDVDPALELQSRRIIYQHVRDNPGIHFRALLEALEYAQGTLQYHLRWLVAHGLLEESDDGKYTRYYPAEEFDAVDQAVMNALRREYARRIVAHLAVEGALSTADLSDRLKRSPSTVSWHLSKLEDADLVTKERQGRSVEYELRDPERVQYLYTVHRRTFTDRVVDRLFDLWDSY, encoded by the coding sequence ATGGTGGACTCCGACCCCGACGTGGACCCGGCGCTGGAACTACAATCGCGGCGAATAATCTACCAGCACGTCCGCGACAATCCCGGGATTCACTTTCGGGCCCTCCTCGAGGCTCTCGAATACGCGCAGGGAACGCTGCAGTACCACCTCCGCTGGCTGGTAGCCCACGGCTTGCTCGAGGAGTCGGACGACGGGAAGTACACTCGGTACTACCCGGCAGAGGAGTTCGACGCGGTCGATCAAGCCGTAATGAACGCGCTGCGACGCGAGTACGCCCGCCGGATCGTCGCCCACCTCGCTGTCGAAGGGGCGTTGTCGACCGCCGATCTGAGCGATCGTCTCAAGCGGTCGCCGTCGACGGTGTCGTGGCATCTCTCGAAACTCGAGGACGCGGATCTCGTGACCAAGGAACGGCAGGGTCGAAGCGTCGAATACGAACTGCGCGACCCAGAGCGCGTGCAGTACCTCTATACCGTTCATCGGCGGACGTTCACGGATCGAGTCGTCGACCGGCTGTTCGACCTGTGGGATAGCTACTGA
- a CDS encoding CPBP family intramembrane glutamic endopeptidase: MAETTHNSGVRSWIDQHRLISFLLITYTFTWIIQGALAASGMEASWTHSILIGFGGFGPPVGAAVVLWASGGDLRKWIGQFFHWRIGIKWWLIALGLPLVILTMGVILFIALGGPIDPSSLPFPGIYLFALVWGTIWGGGQEDLGWRGFMLPLLQEKYSALVSSLLIGVAWAGWHLPLFLNATTTHGGWPLSQQLLWVVSILAGSVLWTWMYNSTGGSVLAVAVFHAGVNAMGIFHPADMEAMAPGGIPDEWLSLLAELTGAAPLVLVAILLIVVYGPDRLANRDIPGCEAVGLDSRQRDH, encoded by the coding sequence ATGGCTGAAACGACTCATAATTCGGGCGTTAGATCGTGGATCGACCAACATCGTCTCATCTCATTTCTGTTAATCACGTACACGTTTACGTGGATCATTCAGGGAGCACTCGCAGCCAGTGGTATGGAAGCGTCGTGGACCCACTCGATTCTCATCGGGTTCGGTGGATTCGGTCCCCCTGTTGGGGCTGCCGTGGTTCTCTGGGCGAGTGGTGGTGACCTCCGCAAGTGGATCGGGCAGTTCTTCCACTGGCGTATTGGCATCAAGTGGTGGTTGATCGCACTTGGACTGCCCCTCGTCATCTTGACCATGGGCGTTATCCTGTTCATCGCACTTGGCGGGCCGATCGATCCCAGTTCGCTCCCGTTCCCGGGTATCTATCTCTTCGCGTTGGTGTGGGGAACCATCTGGGGCGGTGGTCAAGAGGATCTCGGCTGGCGTGGATTCATGCTTCCACTCCTTCAGGAGAAGTACAGCGCACTGGTTTCGAGTCTGCTAATTGGCGTTGCATGGGCCGGCTGGCACCTCCCGCTGTTTCTTAATGCGACGACGACCCACGGTGGGTGGCCCCTCTCGCAGCAACTGCTCTGGGTAGTCTCGATTTTGGCTGGATCGGTTCTCTGGACGTGGATGTACAATAGTACGGGTGGGAGCGTCCTCGCCGTCGCCGTGTTCCATGCCGGCGTCAACGCGATGGGTATCTTTCACCCGGCCGACATGGAAGCGATGGCACCCGGTGGGATCCCAGACGAGTGGTTGAGCCTGTTGGCGGAACTGACGGGCGCAGCTCCGCTCGTTCTCGTTGCAATCCTCTTGATCGTCGTGTACGGACCTGACCGGCTCGCGAATCGGGATATTCCCGGCTGTGAGGCTGTCGGACTCGACTCGAGGCAGCGTGATCACTGA
- a CDS encoding CNNM domain-containing protein, translated as MNLGMIVVRLVAGLLLILANAFFVAIEFALTRARQFTEVEFVDGNPALERAWEMTDNLELYLTTCQVGITASSIAVGIIAEPALAAIFEPLFANTALAAIGSGGILAFLIINLVHLTHGEQTPTYLGVERSRMVCRYGATPLYWFHWLISPVITLGDGIAKLTLKLFGIEMTGAWLETEEDVIESRADLRNRLGSVLEEGDLTDERREEVMNAFQIGEQPIREIMVGSDEIVALSTEDDAEENLRKMEERPQTRYPLVGNELTDFRGILYTPVLVRYREQLTNGDLDFAELAEPPMTLSPDADVSDAVDQFQAENHELALVIEDGEVVGLITVTDLLEAVMGELEDPIHRKQLETADR; from the coding sequence ATGAATTTAGGAATGATCGTAGTCCGTCTGGTTGCTGGTCTCTTGCTGATTCTCGCAAACGCATTCTTCGTTGCCATCGAGTTCGCACTAACCCGGGCTCGGCAGTTTACTGAGGTGGAGTTTGTTGACGGCAATCCCGCACTCGAGCGGGCGTGGGAGATGACCGACAACCTCGAGCTCTATCTGACCACGTGCCAGGTCGGCATTACAGCCTCGAGCATCGCGGTCGGGATCATCGCCGAACCCGCGCTCGCAGCCATTTTCGAGCCCCTCTTCGCGAACACGGCGCTGGCCGCGATCGGCAGCGGCGGAATCCTCGCGTTTCTCATCATCAATCTCGTTCACCTGACACACGGTGAACAGACGCCGACGTATTTGGGTGTCGAACGATCGCGGATGGTCTGTCGATACGGAGCAACACCATTGTATTGGTTCCATTGGCTGATCTCGCCGGTGATCACTCTCGGCGACGGGATTGCGAAACTGACGCTCAAACTCTTCGGAATCGAGATGACCGGTGCCTGGCTCGAAACCGAAGAAGACGTCATCGAGTCGCGGGCCGATCTCCGGAACAGACTCGGATCGGTCCTCGAGGAGGGAGATCTCACCGACGAACGCCGTGAGGAGGTGATGAACGCGTTCCAGATCGGAGAGCAACCTATTCGAGAGATTATGGTCGGATCCGATGAGATCGTCGCACTATCGACAGAGGACGACGCCGAGGAAAACCTTCGGAAGATGGAGGAGCGGCCGCAGACACGGTATCCGCTGGTCGGAAACGAACTGACCGACTTTCGGGGCATTCTCTATACGCCGGTCCTCGTTAGATACCGCGAACAATTGACTAACGGTGATCTCGATTTCGCCGAACTGGCGGAACCACCGATGACACTCTCCCCCGACGCAGATGTCAGCGATGCGGTCGACCAGTTCCAGGCAGAGAATCACGAACTCGCACTGGTGATCGAAGATGGCGAGGTAGTCGGACTCATTACTGTGACCGACTTGCTCGAGGCAGTGATGGGTGAACTCGAGGATCCGATTCACCGAAAGCAGTTGGAAACAGCTGATCGTTGA
- a CDS encoding universal stress protein, with translation MERGLVSLRETETHRDLLAEAADWVAKDDSELVILWHLDEAEYDAHVDSLESVERVEHVDYDHSVIIEGAQADATAFAQSVLSETSADPQITVAVDSEKTRAQHVLETALEHDCDHVFIVGSARSPTGKAIFGDFAQQVILNFNGYTTLVTE, from the coding sequence ATGGAACGCGGATTAGTAAGCCTCAGAGAGACGGAGACACATCGCGATCTCCTCGCAGAAGCAGCGGATTGGGTAGCCAAGGATGACAGCGAACTCGTCATCCTGTGGCACCTCGACGAAGCCGAATACGATGCACATGTGGACTCCCTCGAATCGGTTGAGCGGGTCGAACACGTTGATTACGACCATTCAGTTATCATTGAGGGTGCCCAGGCCGACGCGACGGCATTCGCCCAATCGGTACTGTCGGAGACAAGTGCTGACCCGCAAATCACGGTCGCCGTCGACTCGGAAAAGACGCGGGCTCAGCACGTCCTCGAGACGGCCCTCGAACACGACTGTGACCACGTATTCATCGTCGGTTCCGCTCGGTCACCCACCGGAAAAGCCATCTTCGGCGACTTCGCACAGCAGGTCATCCTCAACTTCAACGGCTACACGACGCTCGTCACCGAGTGA
- a CDS encoding NAD-dependent epimerase/dehydratase family protein: MDSHPETLIVTGALGGAGRWIVDRLAEEPYTIVAVDRDLPTGTPPDGVDFRAVDLVDAGETTDLVLSVDPDAIVHLAAIPDPLDHAGERVYRNNVLSTYNVLNAAGRVGADVTWTSSESAYGFPFAESVRTPDVLPIEEHHPLRPADPYGLSKVSGEETAKTVVRRDGISVCSIRPSWVQYPGEYFVTELREAFDIDVLAADPEGAVGGGPGNYWSYVDVRDLADQIARSLTIDIDGHEAVHCHAQDNYLGEETTDLFAALLGEVPEPCSLSGEESAFSMAKARDLLGWTPSHDWRSESAVDGPDFGAP; encoded by the coding sequence ATGGATTCGCATCCAGAGACACTCATCGTGACCGGTGCGCTCGGCGGAGCCGGACGCTGGATCGTTGACCGACTCGCCGAGGAACCGTACACCATCGTCGCCGTCGACCGCGACCTGCCGACGGGGACGCCCCCGGACGGTGTCGACTTCCGGGCGGTCGACCTCGTAGACGCCGGCGAGACCACCGACCTCGTGCTATCGGTCGACCCGGACGCCATCGTCCACCTCGCGGCGATTCCAGATCCACTCGACCACGCCGGCGAGCGTGTCTACCGCAACAACGTCCTGAGTACGTACAACGTGCTAAACGCGGCGGGTCGGGTCGGCGCGGACGTGACGTGGACCTCCAGCGAATCCGCCTACGGCTTCCCTTTCGCCGAGTCGGTGCGGACACCTGACGTACTCCCTATCGAGGAGCACCATCCGCTACGTCCGGCCGACCCCTATGGCCTCTCGAAGGTCAGCGGCGAGGAAACGGCAAAGACCGTCGTCCGGCGTGACGGTATCTCTGTCTGCTCGATTCGGCCCTCGTGGGTCCAGTACCCCGGCGAATACTTCGTCACCGAACTCCGCGAGGCGTTCGACATAGACGTCCTTGCCGCAGACCCCGAGGGTGCCGTCGGCGGCGGCCCCGGAAACTACTGGTCGTACGTCGACGTCCGTGATCTTGCCGACCAGATTGCCCGGTCGCTGACCATCGATATCGACGGCCATGAAGCCGTCCACTGCCACGCCCAAGACAACTACCTCGGCGAGGAGACGACCGACCTGTTCGCGGCGTTGCTCGGCGAGGTGCCCGAACCCTGTTCGCTCTCTGGCGAAGAGTCCGCGTTCTCAATGGCAAAAGCCCGGGATCTGCTCGGTTGGACGCCAAGTCACGACTGGCGCAGCGAGTCAGCAGTCGACGGACCCGACTTCGGCGCACCTTGA
- a CDS encoding oligopeptide/dipeptide ABC transporter ATP-binding protein, translating to MSQSNTRAKPNSRDADAPLVSLENVEVHFEKDQGLFDFFEEPDVVKAVDGISIDIEENDVLALVGESGCGKSTLGKTTIGLQRPTGGTVRYRGQDIWAAKDQTGEIDIPFSEIRSSLQIIHQDPGSSLNPNQRIVDILAQPIKQTHPDIGLSERRERIYSLLERVGMNPAADFADRYPHQLSGGEQQRVALSRALLMNPDLILADEAISALDVSLRVEMMDLMLDLQADFDTSFVFISHDLSNARYFAEHGDGRIGVMYLGEIVEVGPAERLIEDPGHPYTNVLRWATPDLALHATGATEPPMRRIDIPDPVNPPSGCRFHTRCPEAREACRESCPTMDGERGAHRTACFRTQPDHEYWDSAPLDD from the coding sequence ATGAGCCAGTCAAATACCCGCGCCAAACCGAACAGCAGAGACGCCGATGCACCGCTCGTCTCGCTCGAAAACGTCGAAGTCCACTTCGAGAAGGATCAAGGACTGTTCGACTTCTTCGAGGAGCCGGACGTCGTCAAAGCGGTCGACGGTATCTCGATCGACATCGAGGAGAATGACGTTCTCGCACTTGTCGGCGAAAGCGGGTGTGGAAAGTCGACGCTGGGTAAGACAACTATCGGGCTGCAACGGCCCACTGGCGGGACCGTCCGTTACCGCGGGCAAGACATCTGGGCGGCCAAGGACCAGACCGGTGAGATCGACATTCCGTTCAGCGAAATCCGATCGTCACTCCAAATCATCCATCAGGACCCGGGGAGTTCGCTGAACCCGAACCAGCGAATCGTCGACATCCTCGCACAGCCCATCAAACAGACGCACCCTGACATCGGCCTCAGTGAGCGACGAGAGCGAATCTACTCACTGCTCGAGCGCGTCGGGATGAACCCGGCGGCTGATTTCGCCGACCGATATCCCCACCAGCTCAGTGGCGGGGAACAACAGCGCGTTGCACTCTCCCGTGCGCTGTTAATGAATCCTGACCTTATCCTTGCCGACGAGGCGATCAGTGCGCTTGACGTCTCCCTGCGCGTCGAGATGATGGACCTGATGTTGGACCTGCAGGCAGACTTCGACACGTCGTTCGTGTTCATCTCACACGACCTCTCGAACGCACGTTACTTCGCCGAACACGGAGACGGGCGCATCGGCGTGATGTACCTCGGCGAAATCGTCGAAGTGGGGCCGGCCGAGCGACTCATCGAGGACCCCGGTCACCCCTACACGAACGTGCTGCGATGGGCGACCCCCGACCTCGCGCTTCACGCGACTGGCGCGACCGAACCGCCGATGCGGAGGATCGACATCCCCGATCCGGTGAATCCGCCGTCTGGCTGCCGGTTCCACACCCGGTGTCCGGAGGCACGCGAGGCGTGTCGGGAGTCCTGTCCCACCATGGATGGGGAGCGGGGCGCCCACCGAACCGCTTGCTTCCGCACGCAACCGGATCACGAGTACTGGGACAGCGCGCCGCTTGACGACTGA
- a CDS encoding ABC transporter ATP-binding protein has translation MTPDITAQRRHGDPMAATDPILEMRNAKVTYDDGETFVLDDVSMAIERNEVVGVVGESGSGKSMFASAMLDAIPDPGRLSGEILYHKADGTTIDILELSQEELRQFRWEEIAMVFQGAMSSFNPTMKVGGHFRETLKAHDAHVTEGMEFARELLADLYLDPDRVLDSYPHELSGGMQQRALIALSLVLEPNVLVMDEPTAALDLLMQRSILMLLQELQEKYDLTMVFITHDLPLVAALADRMAVMYAFDLIEVAPRDQLIGNSGHPYTRALLNSTPNLDAPLEEMRAIDGQSPAPVNVPSGCSYAPRCPLATDECRSDDPAFYETGPSHSTACHHWEQARETIELNFDAIDTEPLEADTEDDA, from the coding sequence ATGACACCAGATATCACAGCACAACGACGGCACGGTGATCCGATGGCGGCGACCGATCCGATACTCGAGATGCGCAACGCCAAAGTCACGTACGACGACGGCGAGACGTTCGTCTTAGACGACGTGAGTATGGCCATCGAGCGCAACGAGGTGGTCGGTGTCGTCGGCGAGAGCGGGAGCGGGAAGTCGATGTTCGCCTCGGCGATGCTCGACGCGATTCCCGACCCTGGACGGCTCTCCGGCGAAATCCTCTACCACAAAGCCGACGGGACGACGATCGACATTCTGGAGCTCAGCCAAGAGGAACTTCGACAGTTCCGATGGGAGGAAATCGCCATGGTGTTCCAGGGGGCGATGAGTTCGTTCAACCCGACGATGAAAGTCGGTGGTCACTTCCGTGAGACGCTGAAAGCACACGACGCCCACGTGACCGAGGGTATGGAGTTCGCTCGAGAACTGCTGGCTGACTTGTATCTCGATCCCGATCGAGTTCTCGACTCGTATCCACACGAACTCTCAGGTGGAATGCAACAGCGCGCACTCATCGCCCTCTCGCTCGTGCTGGAACCGAACGTCCTCGTGATGGACGAACCGACGGCCGCGCTGGACCTGCTGATGCAACGGTCGATTCTGATGCTCCTGCAGGAGTTACAGGAGAAGTACGACCTGACGATGGTGTTCATCACCCACGACCTGCCGCTCGTCGCCGCGTTGGCCGACCGGATGGCCGTAATGTACGCCTTCGATCTCATCGAAGTCGCCCCCCGAGACCAACTCATCGGTAACTCGGGACATCCCTACACGCGCGCGCTACTCAACTCGACGCCGAACCTCGACGCCCCACTCGAGGAGATGCGTGCGATCGACGGCCAAAGTCCGGCACCAGTCAACGTGCCGTCGGGCTGTTCGTACGCCCCACGCTGTCCGCTCGCGACCGACGAGTGTCGGTCCGACGATCCGGCGTTCTACGAAACCGGACCCAGCCACAGCACGGCTTGTCACCACTGGGAACAGGCAAGAGAGACGATCGAACTGAACTTCGACGCCATCGACACCGAACCGCTCGAGGCTGACACGGAGGATGACGCATGA